Within the Stenotrophomonas sp. 610A2 genome, the region CGGCCAGGGATCCGTCGCTGATCGCGCCAATACCGTGTCCGTTGGTAGCGCCGGCAATGAGCGGCAAATAACCCATATCGCCGAGGGCACGCAGGCAACTGATGCAGTCAACAAGGCACAGCTGGACCGGAGCTCAGCGGCAGCCAACGCCTATACAGATGGCAAGTTCGGCGCGATGGCCGACAGCTTCGAGGTGTTGCGCAGCGATATGGGCAAGCGCCTGCAGCACATGGACAAGCGCATCGACCGGCAAGGCGCGATGAGTGCGGCGATGTTGAACATGGCCACCAGTGCTGCCGGTGTACGGACCGAGAACCGGGTAGGCGTTGGCGTCGGCTTCCAGGGTGGAGAGTCGGCGTTGTCGGTCGGTTACCAGCGTGCGTTCGGTGATCGCGCGACTGTGACCCTGGGGGGTGCCTTCAGCAGCGACGACAGCTCGGTGGGCTTTGGCGCCGGATTTGGTTGGTGAGCACAGCGGCGGGCCCGGCATTTCGATCCGGGTCTGCTGACCTTGGCCCTGCTGGCTATCAAGTCGAAAGACTCCTGACTGGATCCGGCTCGGCAGGCCTTCTTCCCTTCAACTAGAAGAGATATTCGATATGAAGAAACTCAGGAAAATGGGTATCGCGGTTGCTGGTGCAGCACTGGTGGGATGCATCGGGATTCCTGCACTTTCCGCAGCTGAGCGGACCGCCAGCTCGCAGGCTCTGTTGTCGAAGGAGCTGGCGCCGCTGAGCGGTGGTCAACGCTTCCTGGTCAAGTACCGTGCTGGAGCCAGCGAGTTGAACAGCACGACAGTGCTCAATCAGGGCTTGTCGACTGCATTGTCGCGCGCGGCACTCGATCGTCCTACGGCGGCCAACGCGCGTTCCGTCGCACGTGCAGCGGTGAAGGCTGGGCTGTTGCGGCGCACCGCGCTGCCCGGTTGGCGCCTTGTCTCCACAACGCGGATGTTGGATGCGCAGGAGGCAGAGAGTTTCCTGCGCGAACTGCGAGCCAACCCGGCAGTGGAGGTGGCTCGGGTTGAGCAGATCTACCATCACATGGCTGTGGCACGGCGCGCGATGACGCCGCAGGACCCTGACTACGGCAGGCTGCAATGGAACTTTTCCAACGCCGTATCCGGCGTCAGGGCAACGCAGGCGTGGGACATCTCCCAGGGGGAAGGTGTAGTAGTTGCTGTAGTCGACACCGGCATCATCGAAGGCACTCCGGATCTGCAGGGCAATGTGATTCCAGGCTATGACATGATCACCGACAAGCGTGTATCGCGACGGGACACCGATGACCGCGTTCCGGGAGGATGGGATACAGGTAACTGGGTGAGTGAGAACTATTGCCTGGGTTGGGCAGCATCCCGTCCCCATCCTGCAGAGGGCACTACTTGGCACGGTACCCATGTGGCCGGTACGGTCGCTCAGGAAACCAACAACAGCATTGGTGTGGCGGGGTTGGCGCACAAGGCCAAGGTGATGCCCATTCGGGTATTGGGTTCTTGCGGTGGCTGGGATGGTGATATAGCCGATGTCGTGGTGTGGGCTGCGGGCGGCGACGTTCCGGGATTGCCGATCAATCCGAATCCAGCGGAGATCATCAACCTGAGTTTGGGGAGCAGTGAAGAAAGCGAATGCTCGCCAATGCTGCAGGAGGCCTTTGACATGGCAAACAGCAAAGGCAGCATCATTGTGGTGGCCGCGGGCAACGACAGCGCAGATGCAGGCCTTTACACAATGTCATCCTGCAAGAACGTGATCAGCGTTGGCGCAACCGGCGTCAATGGAGGGAGGGCGACGCGGTACTCCAATTACGGCAGTCGGATAGATGTATCCGCTCCAGGCGGAAATGCAGAGAACAATGTTCAAGGCTGGATCTGGCAGATGTACAACGGTGGCGCGGAAGGGCCGACCTCGGAGTGGTTTGTAGAGGGAATGGTCGGGACCTCGATGGCATCACCTCATGTTGCCGCTGCCGCCGCGATGGTTCAGAGCGTTGTCGAAACGCCGTTGAACTGGATGCAGATGCGCGATCTACTGATGGAGACGGCCACGCCATTTCCCGTCGCTGTTCCCACTACGACGCCGATGGGGGCAGGCATCCTGAACGTTGAAGCGGCATTGCTGAAGGCTACTACGCCTCCCTGTGATCCCAGCCAGCAGCAATGCGGAATAGACGCAACGCCGCTTGTAAACAAGGTCACTCGGGCAGGACTGAGCGGGCAGAAAGGCAGTGTCCAGATCTTCAGCTTCGAAGCACAGGCGGGTCAGGTGCTTAGCTTCATCACCTTTGGTGGCACGGGCGATCTTTCTTTGTATGCGAGCTATGACAAGGAACCGCAGCCTGGCCAGGCGGACGCGTTCTCGGTTCGGGCGGGCAACAACGAGACCGTGCGCTTTACCGCCCCAAGGCGCGGTACCTATTACCTCAAGGTGGTTGCGGAGAGTGCCTTCACCGGAGTTGGTTTGACCGCGCGTCAGTGACAGCTTCAAATTTTCGAGTGGCAAGACAGAAGCCCTGGCATTGCCAGGGCTTCTGCCTCTTGAAGGCTCATCTGAATCCGCAAACGCCTGTTGAACTTGCCATGTAAGACGATGGATCCGCATGTAGTTGGAAGCGGCGGGTGGTCTGACATCATCGCGGCCTGCGTAGTGGCGGGCAGGCAGAAAAAGAACTGCTGCATGGAGTCTGGTCGCTGGATTGCGATGGCATGAACGCAGGTGCCTCGATCACCTCCTCGTGTCCCGTTCCCCGCGATGAAGATCTTCAATCCCATCCTTGCCTGAGCGGCACTCCGACTGCGTTATCAGGAGGGGTGTCATTTGTTTGACTATCATCGTGGGGGGATTCGCTCCGGTCCTGTCCCGGATGCTGCTTGATGGCGCAACCAGGGTTGCTGCGATGCAACTGTTCCCTGGTTTTGGGAGGGCAGGCGTCAGTTGCTTCAGATGTCTTGTGGAAATCTTCAAGAAGCCCGCAGCCCAAGGCTCGCGGGCTTTTTCATGGGCGCTTGTCCGGAGGCCGCTCAGAGCGATGTCTCTCCCGAAACCCGGGACTAGGCAATTGTTTCAGAAGCAAATTTTTGAAAATCTCACCTAATTGAGAGAATTGGGAGCTTCCTCTCAAAAAACGAGATTCGAGCCAAAAGTTTGACGAATCATGAATCGTCGATTAAGACTCCATCCATCCCGTAGTCGCCCGACAGGTATGGAACCAGGGGGGTAGACCGCGACAGGCGTGAGCCTCACGTGCCCAGCTGTACCGGGACCGGGACCACAACACCACAGGGGGATCGTTGGGCACGTAGAGCCCGGCGATGGCGCGTTTATGCAAGGAAAAAAACCGTCCACTTGAGGAGCAGCAGCGATGAACCGGATCTACCGCAAGGTATGGAACAAGGCATTGGGGCAGTTGGTGGTGGCGTCGGAGTTGGCATCGTCCAGCTCGGCCGGTGTGGTCATGGATGAGCGGCATAGCGCCGGAATACGCCTGCAAGCCTTGTCGGTTGCCGTTGCGTTGGGTCTAGGAGCAAGTGCCTGGGTAACAACGGCGCAGGCACAGTCGGTGGAAGTGGGCGGTAACGCGCAGTGCATGGTGCTTGGCAGTGCAACGCTGGTGGATTGCGCCATCGCCAACAGCGCCGATGCATCGGGTGCGAACGCGGTAGCCATTGGTGCTGGCACGGTGGCTTCGGCTGCAGGCAGCGTGGCATTGGGCACAGGCTCGATTGCTGATCGGGCCAACACGGTGTCGGTGGGCTCGGCCGGTAACGAGCGTCAGATCAGCAATGTCGCCGCCGGTACTGCGGGCACCGATGCGGTAAACCTCGATCAACTCAATGCGGCTGCCGACGGTGCGCTGTTGGCTGGCCGCTATTTCAAAGCGAATGGCGCTGCCGACGGCAGCGATGACGCCGTTGCCAGCGGCGAAGGCGCGATGGCTGCAGGTGTCGGCTCGCTGGCAAGCGGTGTGGAAAGCACCGCGGTAGGCAGCTACAACGTTGCCGCCGGTGACTATTCCAGTGCGGTGGGTTACGTGAACACCGCCAATGGCGAAAGCAGTTCGGCTGTCGGCAATTTCAACCAGGTGGATGGTGCCAACAGCAGCGCATTTGGTTCCGGCAACCTGGTGGATGGTGCCAACGCAATCGCGCTGGGCAGCAACAGCGTCGCCAGTGGTGATGGCAGCGTGGTGATCGGCGATGGGGCCTACGCGGCTGCCGATGATTCCACTGCGGTCGGCTCCGGCAGTCTTGCCAGCGAGCTGGGCAGCACCGCTGTTGGTAGCGGTGCAGAAGCGACCGGTGCCTATGCAAGTGCGCAGGGCAGCCAGGCGCTTGCGTCCGGGCAGCAGGCAACGGCCAACGGCTTCCGTGCCGATGCCAGTGGTCGTGGCACCACCGCGCTTGGTGCCTATAGCTCAGCCTCCGGCGACCTTGCGTCGGCCGTGGGTTATGGCGCCGATGCCAGTGGCGACTACGGCGTTGCGATGGGCCTGGGTGCTTCCGCCTCGGCGACCAGCACCACGGCTGTGGGCGAATCGGCCATCGCATCGGGTGAAGAATCCACCGCGGTCGGCGGCACCACTTTCGGTGGCTTCATCAGCACCGAAGCGTCGGGTACCGGCGCGTCGGCGTTCGGCAATGGCGCGTGGGCGATAGGTGAGTACGCCACCGCGATTGGCTTCAACAGCTGGGCTGATGCAGACGATTCCACCGCGCTCGGTCAAAGCGCCACCGCAGCGGCAGCCAACAGCGTCGCCATCGGTGCGAACTCCTGGGCCGACCGCGAGAGCACGGTTTCGGTCGGTGACG harbors:
- a CDS encoding S8 family serine peptidase, with amino-acid sequence MKKLRKMGIAVAGAALVGCIGIPALSAAERTASSQALLSKELAPLSGGQRFLVKYRAGASELNSTTVLNQGLSTALSRAALDRPTAANARSVARAAVKAGLLRRTALPGWRLVSTTRMLDAQEAESFLRELRANPAVEVARVEQIYHHMAVARRAMTPQDPDYGRLQWNFSNAVSGVRATQAWDISQGEGVVVAVVDTGIIEGTPDLQGNVIPGYDMITDKRVSRRDTDDRVPGGWDTGNWVSENYCLGWAASRPHPAEGTTWHGTHVAGTVAQETNNSIGVAGLAHKAKVMPIRVLGSCGGWDGDIADVVVWAAGGDVPGLPINPNPAEIINLSLGSSEESECSPMLQEAFDMANSKGSIIVVAAGNDSADAGLYTMSSCKNVISVGATGVNGGRATRYSNYGSRIDVSAPGGNAENNVQGWIWQMYNGGAEGPTSEWFVEGMVGTSMASPHVAAAAAMVQSVVETPLNWMQMRDLLMETATPFPVAVPTTTPMGAGILNVEAALLKATTPPCDPSQQQCGIDATPLVNKVTRAGLSGQKGSVQIFSFEAQAGQVLSFITFGGTGDLSLYASYDKEPQPGQADAFSVRAGNNETVRFTAPRRGTYYLKVVAESAFTGVGLTARQ